A portion of the Natronococcus sp. AD-5 genome contains these proteins:
- a CDS encoding glycosyltransferase: MAATEPDASFVVPAKNEADYLRGTLASIAALETTAAYEVFVVDGDSTDETPAIAREYDATLVAGDGSSIAADRNRGAARASGEWLAFVDADTRVRPTYLTEMLGFVEANGLAAASSACRITGPRRAKLMEATINHVFPRLEYPVLPGFNFFVRHATFEEAGGFPEVPNEDTALSRRLARQVPTDYHPAVLVESSGRRIADDGLTGTLWHYATLDLERIRASD; encoded by the coding sequence ATGGCAGCGACAGAGCCGGACGCGAGTTTCGTCGTCCCCGCGAAGAACGAGGCCGACTACCTTCGCGGAACGCTCGCGAGCATCGCGGCCCTCGAGACGACCGCCGCGTACGAGGTGTTCGTCGTCGACGGCGACTCGACGGACGAGACGCCCGCGATCGCCCGCGAGTACGACGCGACCCTGGTCGCCGGCGACGGCTCGAGCATCGCCGCGGACAGGAACCGCGGCGCAGCGCGCGCGAGCGGCGAGTGGCTGGCGTTCGTCGACGCCGACACCCGCGTCCGGCCGACCTACCTGACCGAGATGCTCGGGTTCGTCGAGGCGAACGGGCTGGCGGCCGCGAGTTCGGCCTGTCGGATCACCGGTCCCCGACGGGCGAAGCTCATGGAGGCGACGATCAACCACGTCTTCCCGCGACTCGAGTACCCTGTTCTCCCCGGGTTCAACTTCTTCGTCCGCCACGCCACCTTCGAGGAGGCGGGCGGCTTCCCGGAGGTACCCAACGAGGACACCGCGCTCAGCCGCCGGCTCGCCCGACAGGTGCCGACCGACTACCACCCGGCGGTCCTCGTGGAGAGTTCGGGCCGGCGGATCGCCGACGACGGCCTGACGGGGACGCTCTGGCACTACGCGACGCTGGATCTCGAGCGGATCCGCGCGAGCGACTGA
- a CDS encoding pyridoxamine 5'-phosphate oxidase family protein, with protein sequence MRAGSSTVTTVPSEAERLLESEPVMAHFGTCVDGRPHVAPVWYRYEDDAVEIVTTGRKLENVRENPRVSLSIQADDAGRTKWMVTLLGTATVVDDEDETAAALRRINEKYDVPPDAYAENTLVRIEIGSATYRTY encoded by the coding sequence ATGCGAGCGGGTTCTAGCACCGTGACGACGGTTCCATCGGAGGCCGAACGGTTACTCGAGAGCGAACCGGTGATGGCCCACTTCGGCACCTGCGTCGACGGCCGGCCCCACGTCGCGCCCGTCTGGTACCGGTACGAGGACGACGCGGTCGAGATCGTCACGACCGGACGAAAGCTCGAGAACGTGCGGGAGAACCCGCGCGTCTCCCTCTCGATACAGGCCGACGACGCGGGACGGACGAAGTGGATGGTCACGCTGCTCGGGACCGCGACCGTCGTCGACGACGAGGACGAGACGGCCGCGGCCCTGCGGCGGATCAACGAAAAGTACGACGTGCCGCCGGACGCCTACGCCGAGAACACGCTGGTCCGGATCGAGATCGGCTCGGCGACCTACCGGACGTACTGA
- a CDS encoding NAD(P)/FAD-dependent oxidoreductase — MRRCDRSGSKPPSRAGELNYERPDCGGNGRGRSGGGVVGAHARFTLNRLERGVGVIMSDHPEYEVVVVGGGPAGLTAALYATRLGHRTAVFEKEGGRHAAVNHVHNLLGVSEDVSGSELAAHAVAQFEHYGGDFYPDAVDSVAEIGDDEPRFRLEAAHATVETDRVVFATGFRDRSPDVPELERFTGRGLHYCLHCDAYTLGDGPVFVLGHDESAAHVAMTMLNFTADVDLLLDGREPEWSEETDAQLRAHPLDRVDTSVVSAYADERIDEDEPPWIGGLSFGDGTERDYLGGFAMYGTAYNADLAAALDCALADDGAIDVDENRETSVDGVYAVGDVTHGQNQTTIAIGDGAYAGLAIHKDLRRFPKTLEELEADGTAIDDAAPGTPPDLRAQMRRVRGLKTHPGLRGPSPERD, encoded by the coding sequence ATGCGACGCTGCGACCGCTCCGGATCGAAGCCACCCAGTAGGGCCGGGGAACTCAATTACGAGCGTCCGGACTGCGGCGGTAACGGCCGCGGCCGCTCCGGCGGAGGCGTCGTGGGTGCACATGCGCGGTTCACCCTCAACCGACTGGAGCGCGGAGTAGGCGTCATCATGAGCGATCACCCCGAGTACGAGGTCGTCGTCGTCGGCGGGGGGCCGGCCGGCCTCACGGCCGCGCTGTACGCGACCCGCCTCGGCCACCGCACCGCCGTCTTCGAGAAGGAAGGGGGGCGTCACGCGGCGGTCAACCACGTCCACAACCTGCTCGGCGTCTCCGAGGACGTCTCGGGGAGCGAACTGGCGGCGCACGCCGTCGCCCAGTTCGAGCACTACGGCGGCGACTTCTACCCCGACGCGGTCGACTCCGTCGCGGAGATCGGCGACGACGAGCCGCGATTCCGCCTCGAAGCCGCCCACGCCACCGTCGAAACCGACAGGGTGGTCTTCGCCACCGGCTTCCGGGATCGCAGTCCCGACGTTCCGGAACTCGAGCGATTCACCGGCCGAGGGTTACACTACTGTCTGCACTGCGACGCCTACACGCTGGGCGACGGCCCCGTCTTCGTCCTCGGGCACGACGAGAGCGCGGCCCACGTCGCGATGACGATGCTCAACTTCACGGCCGACGTCGACCTCCTGCTGGACGGCCGGGAACCGGAGTGGAGCGAGGAGACCGACGCGCAGCTGCGGGCGCACCCGCTCGATCGCGTCGACACGAGCGTCGTGTCGGCGTACGCGGACGAGCGCATCGACGAGGACGAACCGCCGTGGATCGGGGGGCTCTCCTTCGGGGACGGGACCGAGCGGGACTACCTCGGCGGCTTCGCGATGTACGGCACGGCCTACAACGCCGACCTCGCCGCCGCCCTCGACTGTGCGCTCGCCGACGACGGCGCGATCGACGTCGACGAAAACCGGGAGACGAGCGTCGACGGCGTCTACGCGGTCGGCGACGTCACCCACGGCCAGAACCAGACGACGATCGCGATCGGCGACGGCGCGTACGCCGGACTCGCGATTCACAAGGACCTGCGTCGCTTCCCGAAGACGCTCGAGGAACTCGAGGCCGACGGAACCGCGATAGACGACGCGGCGCCGGGGACGCCGCCCGATCTCCGAGCCCAGATGCGTCGGGTACGCGGCCTGAAAACCCACCCGGGACTGCGCGGCCCGTCGCCGGAACGGGACTGA
- a CDS encoding MBL fold metallo-hydrolase, giving the protein MSQPPDLELSVEPPEDADLERGSIFFVGTATVILRYVGFTVLTDPNFLHRGDHVHLGYGITSRRRTDPALEIGDLPPIDLVLLSHYHGDHFDRVAEEKLDADLPIVTTPHAAGELAAKGFRETYPLETWDEFRVRKGDAELAITATPGRHGPPVLSKGLPPVMGSVLGFRPTDAGPEAPPLLRLYVSGDTLVYDALEEIPERYPDVDLALLHLGGTRILGVLLTMDAAQGVEAVDLIDAETTIPIHYNDYEVFRSPLSNFKRAVEKAGLEDRVAYLEHGETFEFEASDRRE; this is encoded by the coding sequence ATGAGTCAGCCACCCGATCTCGAGCTTTCGGTAGAGCCGCCCGAAGACGCCGACCTCGAGCGCGGCTCGATCTTCTTCGTCGGAACCGCGACGGTGATCCTCCGCTACGTCGGCTTCACGGTCCTCACGGATCCGAACTTTTTGCACCGCGGCGATCACGTCCACCTCGGCTACGGGATCACGTCTCGACGGCGAACGGATCCCGCCCTCGAAATCGGTGACCTGCCGCCGATCGACCTCGTCTTGCTCTCGCACTACCACGGCGATCACTTCGACCGCGTCGCCGAGGAGAAACTCGACGCGGACTTGCCGATCGTAACGACGCCGCACGCGGCCGGCGAGCTCGCGGCCAAGGGCTTTCGCGAGACCTATCCGCTCGAGACGTGGGACGAGTTCCGAGTTCGAAAGGGTGACGCCGAACTCGCGATCACGGCGACGCCCGGTCGCCACGGTCCGCCCGTCCTCTCGAAAGGGTTGCCGCCGGTGATGGGGAGCGTACTCGGGTTCCGTCCCACGGACGCCGGCCCGGAGGCGCCGCCGCTGCTCAGGCTCTACGTCTCGGGCGATACGCTGGTCTACGACGCGCTCGAGGAGATTCCCGAGCGCTATCCCGACGTCGACCTCGCGTTGCTCCACCTGGGCGGGACGCGGATCCTCGGCGTGCTCCTGACGATGGACGCCGCGCAGGGGGTCGAGGCGGTCGACCTGATCGACGCGGAGACGACGATTCCGATCCACTACAACGACTACGAGGTGTTCCGCTCGCCGCTGTCGAACTTCAAGCGGGCGGTCGAGAAGGCCGGCCTCGAGGATCGGGTGGCGTACCTCGAGCACGGCGAGACGTTCGAGTTCGAGGCTTCCGATCGCCGAGAGTAG
- a CDS encoding deoxyhypusine synthase produces MTEEHDDGDGHEHREPERETFEHDPVGHAEARTGMTVGELADEYGNAGVGAADLHEAVGVTEAMFDDDVTVFFGLAGAMVPTGMRRIVADLIRDGHVDALVTTGANLTHDSIEAIGGKHHHGCVRAEGKTEREHDETLRDEGVDRIYNVYLPQEYFATFESHLREEVFPVLEAEAEESGPVSIERLTRELGRANAEVNERDDVDEGPGVAAAAYEHDVPIYCPAVQDSVLGLQAWMYSQTSPFSLDALADMTALTDLAFEAEEAGAFVVGGGVPKNFTLQTMLVAPGAYDYAVQLTMDPKQTGGLSGATLEEARSWGKLEKDAENASVYGDATITLPLVVAAARERLDG; encoded by the coding sequence ATGACCGAGGAGCACGACGACGGGGACGGCCACGAACACCGCGAGCCCGAGCGGGAGACGTTCGAACACGACCCGGTCGGTCACGCGGAGGCGCGCACCGGGATGACCGTCGGCGAACTGGCCGACGAGTACGGCAACGCGGGCGTCGGCGCGGCGGACCTGCACGAGGCGGTCGGCGTGACGGAGGCGATGTTCGACGACGACGTGACCGTCTTCTTCGGGCTCGCGGGGGCGATGGTCCCGACGGGGATGCGACGGATCGTCGCCGACCTGATCCGGGACGGCCACGTCGACGCGCTCGTCACGACCGGGGCGAACCTCACCCACGACTCGATCGAGGCGATCGGCGGCAAGCACCACCACGGCTGCGTCCGCGCCGAGGGGAAGACCGAGCGCGAACACGACGAGACGCTCCGCGACGAGGGCGTCGACCGCATCTACAACGTTTACCTCCCCCAGGAGTACTTCGCGACGTTCGAGTCGCACCTGCGCGAGGAGGTTTTCCCCGTGCTCGAGGCCGAAGCCGAGGAGTCGGGGCCGGTCTCGATCGAACGGCTCACCCGCGAACTCGGGCGGGCCAACGCCGAGGTCAACGAGCGCGACGACGTCGACGAGGGCCCCGGCGTCGCCGCCGCGGCTTACGAGCACGACGTCCCGATCTACTGCCCCGCGGTGCAGGATTCCGTGCTCGGCCTCCAGGCGTGGATGTACTCCCAGACCTCGCCGTTCTCGCTCGACGCGCTCGCGGACATGACGGCGCTGACCGACCTCGCGTTCGAGGCCGAGGAAGCCGGCGCGTTCGTCGTCGGCGGCGGCGTCCCCAAGAACTTCACCCTCCAGACGATGCTCGTCGCGCCGGGAGCCTACGATTACGCCGTCCAGCTGACGATGGACCCCAAACAGACGGGCGGTCTCTCGGGCGCGACGCTCGAGGAGGCCCGTTCCTGGGGTAAACTCGAGAAGGACGCCGAGAACGCCTCGGTCTACGGCGACGCGACGATCACGCTCCCGCTCGTCGTGGCAGCGGCGCGCGAGCGACTCGACGGATAA
- a CDS encoding DUF7344 domain-containing protein: MIEYDKPKIMGGRNNSEEESSPQPDDDCERPQISPAVLRVDYVFEALAHPRRRYLLYTLAVETEWSLRELATKIVAWEQNIPEETVRPDERDKVYLSLYHTHIPKLEKCQIISFNARTETIETASSAEQVIAALEGAGTSIDSEQESHAHRDNHEWFT; the protein is encoded by the coding sequence ATGATAGAGTATGACAAACCGAAGATTATGGGCGGACGTAATAACTCTGAAGAGGAGTCCTCTCCTCAGCCTGACGACGACTGTGAACGCCCGCAGATCTCCCCGGCTGTCCTCAGGGTTGATTACGTCTTTGAGGCACTCGCCCATCCTCGCCGCCGCTATCTCCTGTACACGCTGGCAGTCGAGACAGAGTGGTCCCTTCGCGAATTAGCTACCAAAATCGTTGCGTGGGAACAGAACATCCCCGAGGAAACCGTCCGCCCAGACGAACGAGATAAGGTCTATCTCTCGTTGTACCATACGCACATCCCAAAACTGGAGAAGTGCCAGATTATCTCCTTTAACGCGCGAACGGAAACCATCGAAACTGCATCAAGCGCTGAGCAAGTCATTGCAGCGTTGGAAGGCGCCGGAACCAGTATCGACAGTGAACAAGAATCACACGCACACCGTGACAACCATGAGTGGTTTACCTGA
- a CDS encoding HalOD1 output domain-containing protein codes for MSGLPDDEFTNSTSEPADESWQTVVQAHYDHDDRHDLTTTIILAIAEAEGVPPTAIKSPRLDDLIDVPAVEEALFDARTDTQEIDREESFTFRYSDYQVRIQSDGWVLVSAPVER; via the coding sequence ATGAGTGGTTTACCTGATGACGAGTTCACCAATTCCACGTCCGAACCGGCAGACGAGAGCTGGCAGACGGTCGTCCAAGCCCATTACGACCACGACGACCGCCACGATCTCACAACGACGATTATCCTTGCAATCGCGGAGGCCGAAGGGGTTCCCCCAACAGCAATCAAATCGCCGCGACTGGACGACCTAATAGATGTCCCAGCGGTCGAAGAGGCTCTGTTCGACGCTCGCACGGATACTCAAGAGATCGACAGGGAGGAATCGTTCACGTTCCGGTACAGCGACTACCAGGTTCGCATCCAATCCGATGGCTGGGTACTCGTCTCCGCTCCTGTCGAGAGGTGA
- a CDS encoding HalOD1 output domain-containing protein produces MSSHGKHGGFRQENNSIVGEFDWSDTGPSIAIINGIAAVETVDSINISTELNTTLFDYIDSEALNTLVSTADRIEMSFNADNYGIQIDGGELAISFD; encoded by the coding sequence ATCAGTAGCCACGGGAAGCACGGGGGATTCAGACAGGAAAACAACTCGATCGTAGGTGAGTTCGATTGGTCGGACACAGGCCCGAGTATTGCAATCATCAATGGCATTGCTGCCGTTGAAACTGTTGATTCGATCAATATCTCGACAGAACTTAACACCACTTTGTTTGATTATATCGATTCCGAAGCACTTAATACGCTTGTCAGCACCGCCGACCGCATCGAAATGTCTTTCAATGCTGACAATTACGGGATTCAGATTGACGGAGGGGAGTTAGCTATCAGTTTCGATTAA
- a CDS encoding Nif3-like dinuclear metal center hexameric protein, translated as MDLPTFVDRLDEELRTDDYADIDASANGLQVGPDEGTVEHVAFAVDGVAETFERAIDAGADALVVHHGISWGGFDSVTGRTYDRLEPLLEEGLALYVSHLPLDGHRELGNAAGVADVLDLESRAAFGELGPEYIGQRGTAADPYAPDELRRRLESELETDDQPVRLLEFGPDEIEEIAIVTGSGADWLDEAVAAGADALVTGEGKGKVYHEAREAGINVALAGHYATETFGVRALRDLVDGWGLETTYLEVPTGL; from the coding sequence ATGGACCTCCCGACGTTCGTCGACCGACTCGACGAGGAGCTACGCACGGACGACTACGCCGATATCGACGCCAGCGCGAACGGACTCCAGGTCGGCCCCGACGAGGGCACCGTCGAGCACGTCGCGTTCGCCGTCGACGGCGTCGCCGAGACCTTCGAGCGCGCCATCGACGCCGGCGCGGACGCGCTCGTCGTCCACCACGGCATCTCCTGGGGCGGCTTCGACAGCGTGACCGGCCGCACCTACGACCGGCTCGAGCCCCTGCTCGAGGAGGGCCTCGCGCTGTACGTCTCGCACCTCCCGCTCGACGGTCACCGGGAGCTCGGCAACGCCGCCGGCGTCGCCGACGTCCTCGACCTCGAGAGCCGCGCCGCCTTCGGCGAGCTGGGGCCGGAGTACATCGGCCAGCGCGGGACGGCGGCCGATCCGTACGCGCCCGATGAGTTGCGACGGCGCCTCGAGTCGGAACTCGAGACCGACGACCAGCCGGTCCGGCTCCTCGAGTTCGGCCCCGACGAGATCGAAGAGATCGCGATCGTCACCGGCAGCGGCGCCGACTGGCTCGACGAGGCCGTCGCGGCGGGCGCGGACGCGCTCGTCACGGGCGAGGGCAAAGGGAAGGTCTACCACGAGGCCCGGGAGGCGGGTATCAACGTCGCGCTGGCGGGCCACTACGCCACCGAGACGTTCGGCGTGCGAGCGCTCCGGGACCTCGTCGACGGGTGGGGGCTCGAGACGACCTATCTCGAGGTCCCGACCGGACTCTGA
- a CDS encoding cbb3-type cytochrome c oxidase subunit I, protein MSELPPKTTVKRWLVTTNHKDVGILYLITALFFLVLGGVMSLLFRAHLWESGGTDLLTSIEYNQAVTTHGLLMVFWFLSPFAAGFANYLVPLQIGAKDLAFPRLNALSYWFYLFSGILFAIAFFQESAFAGGWYMYAPLNVPIYHPAMEATTGSNATILALVMFVLSITLSSVNFLTTIHYSRAEGLGLWNMPLFTWSWLLTVWMMLFAFAALLAALLMLSSDRILLTQYFATEQGSSLMWAHLFWFFGHPEVYIVFFPALGVMFETFQTFTGRRLIGRKWVIIAMVLVAVQSFLVWMHHMFLTTINLEIKTLFMATTIGISLPFDLIVFALIYTMVKGRVRFTTPFLFSMGALVLFILGGITGVFLGAVVLDYEFRGTYWVVAHFHYVMVAGVTALIAGLYYWWPKITGKMYSETLGKLSFAVYFVGFNLLYFPMFLAWETPRRVFHYGEGMEFYHQIATVGAFVLAASWVLIFVTLAYSWIAGPRAPDNPWEYSRTAEWTVPSPPPLENWDGRPSYASGHLEVVDDSTAATDGGATAHETENAAHAGHADHASIWPLVIGAGTFVFFLGLAGLTPYVIEFAEGTGAVSDRLVGTEAEKSILYPIFTLLGAALLGYALFEYGRERFHAPEMAIAERWPFEGVGRTKLGVWIFLASDVVLFGAVIGGYVFLRLHTGWGAWEPVPPSAVVGLLNTYVLLTSSFTVVLALVMAERRNKRGLLGALGATMLLGFTFLVVKGWEWSYEFEHGAYWFTELQYSTYFVTTGLHALHVIFGLLIAGFLLYRIWSVDAYLGDQRPVEFFGVYWHFVDIVWVILFPLFYLM, encoded by the coding sequence ATGAGTGAGCTGCCGCCGAAGACGACCGTCAAGCGCTGGCTCGTCACGACCAACCACAAGGACGTCGGGATCCTCTACCTGATAACGGCGCTGTTCTTCCTCGTCCTCGGCGGCGTCATGTCGCTTCTGTTCCGCGCCCACCTGTGGGAGAGCGGCGGAACGGACCTGCTCACGAGCATCGAGTACAACCAGGCGGTGACGACCCACGGCCTGCTGATGGTGTTCTGGTTCCTCTCGCCGTTCGCGGCCGGCTTTGCGAACTACCTCGTCCCGTTACAGATCGGAGCGAAAGACCTCGCGTTCCCCCGGTTGAACGCCCTGAGCTACTGGTTCTACCTGTTCTCGGGGATCCTGTTCGCGATCGCGTTCTTTCAGGAGAGCGCGTTCGCCGGCGGCTGGTACATGTACGCGCCGTTGAACGTACCGATATACCATCCGGCGATGGAGGCGACGACCGGCAGCAACGCGACCATCCTCGCGCTGGTCATGTTCGTGCTCTCGATCACGCTCAGTTCGGTGAACTTCCTCACCACGATCCACTACTCGCGCGCGGAGGGACTCGGGCTGTGGAACATGCCGCTTTTCACCTGGTCGTGGCTGCTGACGGTCTGGATGATGCTCTTCGCGTTCGCCGCGCTGCTGGCCGCACTCCTGATGCTCTCGAGCGATCGCATCCTCCTGACCCAGTACTTCGCGACGGAACAGGGCTCGAGCCTGATGTGGGCCCACCTGTTCTGGTTCTTCGGCCATCCGGAGGTGTACATCGTCTTCTTCCCCGCGCTGGGAGTCATGTTCGAGACGTTCCAGACGTTCACGGGGCGGCGGCTCATCGGTCGCAAGTGGGTCATCATCGCGATGGTCCTCGTGGCCGTCCAGTCCTTTTTGGTCTGGATGCACCACATGTTCCTGACGACCATCAACCTCGAGATCAAGACGCTGTTCATGGCGACGACCATCGGGATCTCCCTCCCCTTCGATCTCATCGTGTTCGCGCTGATCTACACGATGGTCAAGGGGCGGGTCCGATTCACGACGCCGTTTCTCTTCTCGATGGGTGCGCTCGTGCTGTTCATCCTCGGCGGGATCACCGGCGTGTTCCTCGGTGCCGTCGTGCTCGACTACGAGTTCCGCGGCACCTACTGGGTCGTCGCCCACTTCCACTACGTGATGGTCGCGGGCGTGACCGCCCTGATCGCCGGCCTCTACTACTGGTGGCCGAAGATCACGGGCAAGATGTACTCCGAGACGCTGGGCAAGCTCAGCTTCGCGGTCTACTTCGTCGGCTTCAACCTGCTGTACTTCCCGATGTTCCTCGCCTGGGAGACCCCGCGACGCGTCTTCCACTACGGCGAAGGGATGGAGTTCTACCACCAGATCGCGACCGTCGGGGCGTTCGTCCTCGCCGCGTCGTGGGTCCTGATCTTCGTGACGCTCGCCTACAGCTGGATCGCAGGGCCCCGCGCCCCCGACAATCCCTGGGAGTACTCGCGCACGGCCGAGTGGACGGTTCCCTCGCCGCCGCCGCTCGAGAACTGGGACGGTCGTCCCAGCTACGCCAGCGGTCACCTCGAGGTCGTCGACGACTCGACGGCTGCGACCGACGGCGGTGCGACGGCGCACGAAACCGAGAACGCGGCCCACGCGGGTCACGCGGACCACGCGAGCATCTGGCCGCTCGTCATCGGAGCCGGAACGTTCGTGTTCTTCCTCGGGCTGGCGGGACTCACGCCGTACGTCATCGAGTTCGCCGAGGGGACCGGCGCCGTGTCGGACAGACTGGTGGGAACCGAAGCCGAGAAGAGCATCCTGTATCCGATCTTCACCCTGCTCGGCGCGGCGTTGCTCGGGTATGCCCTCTTCGAGTACGGGCGCGAACGGTTCCACGCGCCGGAGATGGCCATCGCCGAACGCTGGCCGTTCGAGGGCGTCGGACGAACGAAGCTCGGCGTCTGGATCTTCCTGGCGTCGGACGTCGTCCTATTCGGCGCCGTGATCGGGGGCTACGTCTTCTTGCGCCTCCACACGGGATGGGGCGCCTGGGAGCCCGTTCCCCCGTCAGCGGTGGTCGGACTCCTCAACACGTACGTCCTGTTGACCTCGAGTTTTACGGTCGTGCTCGCGCTCGTGATGGCCGAGCGCCGGAACAAACGGGGACTGCTCGGAGCCCTCGGCGCGACGATGCTGCTCGGGTTCACGTTCCTCGTCGTGAAGGGCTGGGAGTGGAGCTACGAGTTCGAACACGGCGCCTACTGGTTCACTGAACTGCAGTACTCCACGTACTTCGTGACCACCGGACTACACGCGCTGCACGTGATCTTCGGCCTGTTGATCGCCGGATTCCTGCTCTATCGAATCTGGTCGGTCGACGCCTACCTCGGGGACCAGCGGCCGGTCGAGTTCTTCGGCGTCTACTGGCACTTCGTCGACATCGTGTGGGTCATCCTGTTCCCGCTGTTCTACCTGATGTAG
- a CDS encoding class I SAM-dependent methyltransferase — translation MDGNEIHDRWATRTGAYSPAYYAYYGPNETSERIRRTLDRVVGSDADVLELGCSSGRHLAHLREHGYENLYGVDINDAAFDVMERTYPDLAETGTFYRAPLEEIVRDADDDRFDVVYSVETLQHLHSDAEWVFDELTRLTETLLITAETDAGSAADDSSAETSAGGGEPSAEGGADDPGSAARETRNVDGVPLYVRDWRRIFTELGWTELERDAASLEYHTIRAFRSPSD, via the coding sequence ATGGACGGAAACGAAATACACGACCGGTGGGCGACCCGGACGGGTGCGTACTCCCCGGCGTACTACGCCTATTACGGACCGAACGAAACGAGCGAACGAATCCGACGAACGCTGGATCGCGTCGTCGGTTCCGACGCCGACGTACTGGAACTCGGCTGTAGTTCGGGCCGCCACCTCGCACACCTCCGCGAGCACGGCTACGAGAACCTGTACGGGGTCGACATCAACGACGCGGCCTTCGACGTGATGGAGCGCACCTACCCCGACCTCGCGGAGACCGGGACGTTCTACCGCGCTCCCCTCGAGGAAATCGTCCGCGACGCCGACGACGATCGCTTCGACGTCGTCTACTCGGTCGAGACGTTACAGCACCTTCACTCCGACGCGGAGTGGGTGTTCGACGAACTGACCCGCCTGACCGAAACGCTCCTCATCACGGCGGAAACCGACGCCGGGAGCGCGGCCGACGACTCGTCCGCGGAGACGAGCGCGGGCGGCGGCGAGCCATCCGCGGAGGGGGGCGCGGACGACCCTGGATCGGCCGCGCGCGAAACGCGGAACGTCGACGGCGTGCCGCTGTACGTCCGCGACTGGCGTCGCATCTTCACCGAGCTCGGGTGGACCGAACTCGAGCGCGACGCCGCGTCGCTCGAGTATCACACGATCAGGGCGTTTCGATCGCCGTCGGACTGA
- a CDS encoding cold-shock protein — protein MPTGTVAFFNDTGGYGFIETDEIDDDVFFHMEDVGGADLEEGQEVEFEIEQAEKGPRAKNLTRL, from the coding sequence ATGCCAACCGGAACGGTTGCGTTCTTCAACGACACTGGCGGCTACGGCTTCATCGAGACCGATGAGATCGACGACGACGTCTTCTTCCACATGGAGGACGTCGGCGGCGCGGACCTCGAAGAGGGCCAGGAGGTAGAGTTCGAGATCGAACAGGCGGAGAAAGGCCCGCGGGCGAAGAACCTCACGCGGCTGTAG
- a CDS encoding DUF7344 domain-containing protein → MAGTESAKLSPETVRRILSDPCRRRLLSRLNPGERTTVDEVIGLVARERERTLSAVDRAARRRIEISLVHNHLPRLADYGVITYAPQESSVVLTNDRDTLRPLEDHLERTTLDS, encoded by the coding sequence ATGGCAGGCACGGAGTCCGCCAAACTGAGTCCGGAGACCGTCCGTCGGATACTGTCCGACCCCTGTCGACGGCGGCTGCTCTCTCGGCTGAATCCGGGCGAACGAACGACCGTCGACGAGGTGATCGGACTCGTCGCCCGGGAGCGAGAACGGACGCTCTCCGCCGTCGATCGCGCCGCTCGTCGACGAATCGAGATTTCGCTCGTCCACAACCACCTTCCGCGGCTCGCCGACTACGGCGTCATCACGTACGCTCCGCAGGAGAGCAGCGTCGTACTGACGAACGATCGCGACACCCTCCGTCCGCTCGAGGATCACCTCGAGCGCACCACCCTCGACTCGTAA